From Symphalangus syndactylus isolate Jambi chromosome 5, NHGRI_mSymSyn1-v2.1_pri, whole genome shotgun sequence:
CCTGGGCTTTTAAGAAATAGATGGGCTTTTCTCATTCCCTCCTCCTTTGGCAGCTACAGGCAGAAGACCCTGAAGCCCTaagggaagacagaaagatgacAAGAAAGAATGAGCCTGGATACCTGAGTCACACCATGGAGGAAAGCTCCCCACCAATCTTTTCTAGATTATGCGTGAGAATAAATTTCTAGTATGTTAAGCCATTGATATTTGGTGTTTATTTGGTTACAGCACCTTGTGTTACCTTAACTAATACACCACACAAAGTAGGACTTTGGTCTTCATGATATAGGCACATCATATAAGCAGAGACATGACACAGGCACTTCGAAAGTGGTACTGTGCAAAAGACGGAGTGGGAATGAAAGAGTAGAGACAGGAATATCAGAGGAAAGTACTGCAAAGATCTGCTTAGAGAGCGGAAAGGAAGATCGAAAGAAGAGCATGGCATCCTTTAGGACTAGGTGTGAAGAAAGACGCAAAACCAACCCTGAGACTTCCAGACTGGGAGCTGGATGGATGATGACTCCGACCACCAGCCTAGACAGAGGCCAATGAGGAGGAACGCGCTAGGGGGTTCAGCAGCCCCGAACTGCTAATGTTCACTCACCTGGGTGAGAGCTGTGACCCTGTTCCCCATGTCAGGGAGAATGGGAGGCTCATCACCCACTTGAAAGTCAAAGTAGACCGTCTTGTGAGAGAAGGTGGAAAACTCATTACTGAAGCAAAACTGATAAACGCCCTTGACTTCAGCCCGGTACGTGAAGCTGTCGTACTGCTTCTTGGTTTCTCTGTAGATGGTGTTCCCCTGGGGGTCCTCCACATAGCAGTCAACATCGTAGTGGCCTCCAGTGATGACCTGACAACCATAAAAAATTCGCTGTTATCAAAGGAGCAACCACCACTTACCAAATGCCAACCAGACACTGTGATCAGACTCTACaaacatttctgtcatttcatcTTCAAAACCTTCTAAGGCAGGTGCTACATCACTTCTCATTTTACTGAGGCTGAGCAAGGTTAAATAAATTGGCTGTGGTCACACTGCTTGAAAGTGAAAGGGCTAAGATTTGAATCTATGCCTGCCTGACTCCAAAGTTTGCTCTGCAGTGGTTCAATGAGCCTAAtcctttccattttacagaagaagaaactgaggttccaaGGTTAAGTAAATTCCCTAAGGTTACACAAGAGTAAGTGGTGAGATGAGATCTGCCCTGACAGCTTTTGGTTCCAGTGCCCAAATATTTACCTATTGCACTATTCTGAAGCATGAATGAACATACCCCAGGATAACTGCTCTTCATGAGATGGTGCTGATAAAGCTTCCAGAAATCAAGAGCAAAATGAGGAGGGATGCCCAAGAAACTATTCCAGTGCAACTAGATGCCACCGATTCTTTATCTTTGTTCAATACTTAACACAAGACACTCAGCAAATCATTGCTTTAGGGCACTGCCACTCATTAGCCATGTGACCCTAGACAAGTTACTTTATTCTCTGAGGATATGTCTTTATCCATGAAGTGAGGAGTCAATAAGTTATCACACCTAAAGTGTTCAGCACAGTGTCCAACATAAATTTAGCAAGTGCCCAAAAAGTGCTAGCCAATTACTGGACAATCGTCAGACTGCAAACTAACCTCCTGGGGGTGCAGTGGAGATGTGGGATCTGATTTGGGGGCCACCCTAGAGCATGCATGCTGCACCTCCTGCTTCTCCCTTCCGATAACAGACAGGtgccccactccccccaccagcAAGGGTCATTCTTGGCTTGCTGAATGGGTCAAGTAGCTattaacaatatattattattgattgaatgcaaggagaagaaaaatattaatcgAAGTATTCATGGAATTTCTGAGTGTCAGCGGTGGAAG
This genomic window contains:
- the TMED3 gene encoding transmembrane emp24 domain-containing protein 3 isoform X3 — its product is MGSTVPRSASVLLLLLLLLRAEQPRGAELTFELPDNAKQCFHEEVEQGVKFSLDYQVITGGHYDVDCYVEDPQGNTIYRETKKQYDSFTYRAEVKGVYQFCFSNEFSTFSHKTVYFDFQVGDEPPILPDMGNRVTALTQGFRVFCL